In a single window of the Verrucomicrobiaceae bacterium genome:
- a CDS encoding tetratricopeptide repeat protein: protein MKRSAFCRPTLTALAVAMTFLTVQPPAWALLDFIFGKKEKVAPAANERAVQEQAASQLLAEGRAAQNAGRSGRANDYYEQILKRYPFTQSAAEAAFSRALIIRHTENDLEEAFDAFQQFIDTYRQSPRFSEAVAMQYEIAEEAKGGKRQRTLILVPMKMGSEDVISFYTQIIKNAPFGKYAPLAQFSIAEVYQDQREKDKSIEAYQKVVDNYPSTSQAAEAQFRIGSISNVAAQRSEDASNLTATRDALTTYMAANPGGERKQEVEQILRQVNTAEANQSLTVAKFYKRSGKTVAAAMYLNEALKFGSPEVSAEARQLLAELAAQDPKGVAESRRAMPGNDFTKLASRDLKSSSGYVGPLPPDLQRLGQRPKMRSGNDSFMPIPLTEPDLPAMPGGTAPTPGSLLPTLPDSEKPALLPVPAAPGSSVTPPAGISAPATPPPSVPALPAPSLPVPPKPPGS from the coding sequence ATGAAACGATCCGCTTTCTGCCGCCCCACGCTTACCGCCTTGGCTGTGGCCATGACTTTTCTAACTGTGCAGCCACCTGCATGGGCTCTACTTGATTTCATTTTCGGGAAGAAGGAAAAGGTGGCACCCGCAGCGAATGAGCGTGCTGTGCAGGAGCAGGCTGCGTCGCAGTTACTAGCGGAAGGCCGTGCGGCTCAGAATGCAGGCCGCAGTGGCCGTGCGAATGACTACTACGAGCAGATTCTGAAGCGCTACCCATTCACGCAGAGCGCAGCGGAGGCAGCTTTCTCGCGTGCTTTGATCATTCGGCATACGGAGAATGACTTGGAGGAGGCCTTTGATGCTTTTCAGCAGTTTATCGACACCTACCGTCAGAGCCCGCGCTTCTCAGAGGCGGTGGCGATGCAGTATGAGATCGCCGAGGAGGCAAAAGGTGGGAAAAGACAGCGCACCCTGATCCTGGTGCCGATGAAGATGGGCTCGGAGGACGTGATTAGCTTTTACACGCAGATCATTAAGAATGCGCCATTCGGGAAATATGCGCCGCTGGCTCAGTTCAGCATCGCAGAGGTGTATCAGGATCAGCGTGAGAAGGATAAATCCATCGAGGCCTACCAGAAGGTCGTGGATAATTATCCCTCCACCTCCCAGGCAGCGGAGGCGCAGTTCCGCATCGGCTCCATCAGCAATGTGGCAGCGCAGCGCAGTGAGGATGCATCGAATCTGACTGCTACGCGTGATGCTCTGACGACTTATATGGCCGCTAATCCAGGGGGTGAGCGTAAGCAGGAGGTGGAGCAGATCCTCCGGCAGGTGAATACTGCGGAGGCGAATCAGAGCCTCACGGTGGCGAAGTTTTACAAGCGTAGTGGCAAGACGGTGGCCGCCGCGATGTATCTGAACGAGGCATTGAAATTCGGTTCTCCCGAGGTGAGCGCGGAGGCACGTCAACTGCTAGCAGAGCTCGCAGCCCAAGATCCGAAAGGCGTGGCGGAGTCTCGCCGTGCGATGCCGGGCAATGATTTCACCAAGCTGGCCTCTCGTGACCTGAAATCGAGCTCTGGCTACGTCGGCCCATTGCCACCGGATTTGCAACGCCTGGGGCAGCGGCCGAAGATGCGCAGTGGCAACGATAGCTTCATGCCCATCCCGCTGACGGAGCCAGATCTCCCAGCCATGCCAGGGGGCACGGCACCTACGCCGGGCTCACTTTTGCCGACACTGCCTGACTCTGAGAAGCCTGCTCTCCTACCAGTGCCTGCGGCACCGGGTAGCTCTGTGACACCGCCCGCTGGCATCTCTGCACCAGCAACGCCTCCGCCCTCTGTGCCAGCGCTGCCTGCTCCTTCGCTCCCTGTGCCTCCGAAGCCACCAGGCAGCTGA
- a CDS encoding PPC domain-containing protein, translating to MTTPARSTSRYPSGLITLALAIVLPLTAHAAPPGLESIFPAGGKIGTTFEINVAGAGLEKDSPGIWCSAPGVTFQPGAKPKTFTVTLAADAKPGPCLIRLHTSAGSTPPRIFHIGTLDEFAELEPNDVPSDLKKAEPRANTTFNGTLAKAGDIDTYPIRLQKGKTVQIMLHGYSLGSPMDPALRLLDSRGIEIASGHDTHNLDPRIEHTPAQSGTYFVQVLAFAHPPAADVSLKGSANHIYRLSLAEKAPAEPPKPEPAQITTPVTLRGILSKPKEEDIFSLQAKKGEEWALSLLSEHFDTVLRIDDSTGKTLTQSDDIDKDTSNSALRWKVAKDGEVKIIVADRFHGGSPAHSYELSVQPTTASITATLDTHAYLIEPGKSTDIKLAIKITGTPTTKLTAQAQQLPPGITAAPLEIPAKGGELKLTLKAAPDALPSQTPIRIEILGTPQPTTATYTIPFTEPRGPLLISQDPQPWLTVTAAKKK from the coding sequence ATGACGACACCCGCCCGCAGCACCAGCCGATACCCCAGCGGCCTCATCACCTTGGCACTCGCCATCGTGCTACCACTCACTGCCCACGCTGCGCCACCAGGGCTCGAAAGCATCTTCCCCGCAGGCGGAAAAATCGGCACCACCTTTGAAATCAATGTCGCAGGGGCTGGTTTGGAAAAAGACAGTCCTGGCATCTGGTGCAGTGCCCCCGGCGTCACTTTTCAGCCCGGTGCCAAGCCGAAAACCTTCACCGTCACCCTCGCGGCAGACGCCAAACCCGGCCCCTGCCTCATCCGCCTCCACACCAGTGCAGGCAGCACGCCACCACGCATCTTCCACATCGGCACACTCGATGAATTTGCGGAGCTCGAGCCCAACGACGTCCCATCCGACCTCAAAAAAGCCGAACCCCGAGCAAACACCACCTTCAACGGCACACTCGCCAAAGCTGGCGACATCGACACCTACCCCATCCGGCTTCAAAAGGGCAAAACCGTCCAAATCATGCTCCACGGTTACTCGCTCGGATCGCCGATGGACCCCGCTTTGCGCCTACTGGACTCACGCGGCATCGAAATCGCCTCCGGCCACGACACGCACAATCTCGATCCACGCATCGAGCACACCCCAGCCCAGAGCGGCACCTATTTCGTCCAAGTCCTCGCCTTCGCCCATCCACCCGCTGCGGATGTCTCACTCAAAGGCAGCGCCAATCACATCTACCGGCTTAGTTTGGCCGAAAAAGCCCCAGCAGAGCCTCCCAAGCCCGAACCGGCCCAAATCACCACTCCCGTCACCCTGCGCGGAATTCTCTCCAAACCGAAGGAAGAAGACATTTTCTCCCTCCAGGCCAAAAAAGGCGAAGAATGGGCACTCAGCCTCCTTTCCGAGCATTTCGACACCGTTTTGCGCATCGACGACTCCACTGGAAAAACCCTCACGCAGTCCGATGACATCGACAAAGACACCAGCAACTCCGCACTGCGCTGGAAGGTCGCTAAAGACGGCGAGGTCAAAATCATCGTAGCAGATCGTTTTCACGGCGGCAGCCCCGCACACAGTTACGAACTCAGCGTGCAGCCCACCACCGCCAGCATCACCGCCACCCTCGACACCCACGCCTACCTCATCGAGCCCGGCAAAAGCACCGACATCAAACTTGCCATCAAAATCACCGGCACCCCCACCACCAAACTCACCGCCCAAGCCCAGCAGCTCCCTCCCGGCATCACCGCCGCCCCACTCGAAATTCCCGCCAAAGGAGGAGAACTCAAACTCACCCTCAAGGCCGCACCAGACGCCCTCCCAAGCCAGACCCCCATCCGCATCGAAATCCTAGGTACCCCACAGCCCACCACCGCCACCTACACCATCCCCTTCACAGAGCCCCGCGGCCCACTCCTCATCTCCCAAGACCCCCAGCCCTGGCTCACCGTCACAGCGGCCAAGAAAAAATAA
- a CDS encoding DUF721 domain-containing protein produces MSDRLPTARQNHRKRLIAAWRGIDEGPSDVLSALSVADLAPRIMAQCGLADRVRLEDVLEAWQQIVGDLLFRLTKPDSIARGVLTVRLLQPSAHHALSMEKGKILLRLQARLPEAKIKDLRFRHG; encoded by the coding sequence GTGTCCGACCGCCTACCCACCGCACGTCAAAATCACCGGAAACGGCTGATCGCGGCATGGCGTGGAATCGATGAAGGGCCGTCCGATGTGCTTTCCGCGCTCAGTGTGGCGGATCTGGCACCGCGTATCATGGCGCAGTGTGGCCTAGCAGACCGTGTGCGGCTCGAAGACGTGCTAGAGGCCTGGCAGCAGATTGTGGGTGATTTGCTCTTTCGGCTTACCAAGCCGGATAGCATCGCGCGGGGGGTGCTGACGGTGCGCTTACTGCAACCCAGTGCACATCATGCTCTGAGCATGGAAAAGGGAAAAATCCTGCTACGACTCCAAGCGCGGCTACCAGAGGCAAAAATCAAAGATTTGCGTTTTCGGCATGGATGA
- the rsmI gene encoding 16S rRNA (cytidine(1402)-2'-O)-methyltransferase has protein sequence MLEEEESWSLEGGDCNLPSAIPAGLHLVATPIGNLGDITGRAVDTLRGASLVACEDTRRSGMLMKHLGFKVRLVSLNEHNEAYRIPQLLDQMRGGGSVALISDAGMPTISDPGQRLVAATVAAGFYIDSLPGPSAVLTALAASGLPTTPFYFGGFLAHKKGARGNELATALAREATSIYFESPYRLVDTLEMLATAAPERRVVVARELTKKFGEFQRGAAAQVLAHFQKKPPKGEITLLIAPVESPKWLTW, from the coding sequence ATGCTCGAAGAGGAGGAGAGTTGGAGCCTCGAAGGTGGAGACTGCAATCTGCCATCTGCGATCCCCGCAGGTCTGCATCTCGTCGCGACTCCGATCGGCAATCTAGGAGACATCACGGGACGTGCAGTGGACACGCTACGTGGGGCCAGCCTAGTCGCCTGTGAGGATACACGTCGTAGCGGGATGCTGATGAAGCATCTAGGCTTTAAAGTGCGGCTGGTGAGCCTCAATGAGCACAATGAGGCCTATCGCATCCCTCAGCTACTCGATCAAATGCGTGGAGGTGGCAGCGTGGCACTCATCTCAGATGCAGGTATGCCGACGATCAGTGATCCAGGGCAGCGCCTCGTAGCGGCGACGGTGGCGGCAGGCTTTTATATCGACAGTCTGCCAGGCCCGAGTGCGGTGCTCACTGCGCTCGCGGCGAGTGGCCTGCCCACGACGCCCTTTTACTTTGGTGGCTTCCTCGCGCACAAAAAAGGAGCCCGGGGGAACGAATTAGCCACGGCACTAGCTCGTGAGGCGACGAGCATCTACTTTGAGAGCCCCTATCGGCTGGTCGATACGCTCGAAATGCTCGCGACGGCTGCGCCCGAGCGTCGAGTCGTGGTAGCACGCGAACTGACGAAAAAATTCGGTGAGTTCCAGCGTGGGGCTGCTGCGCAGGTGCTAGCGCATTTTCAAAAAAAGCCGCCGAAAGGTGAGATCACGCTGCTGATCGCTCCGGTCGAAAGTCCGAAGTGGCTGACATGGTAA
- a CDS encoding DUF1501 domain-containing protein, translated as MPRLTHNCAGHLRRDFLKLGLTAAGGGLGFTDLLRAKAMAATAPQPSPARPVNCILIWLDGGPSHYEMFDPKPDAPSDIRGQFGSIPTSVPGVRFSECVPHLAKVANKFSVLRSVTHKDPNHGGGNHYMMTGAPTPVPVGCGAFVTFHPSFGSVVSYKRGVQRGLPAYMTLPSITRSGGPNFLGAEHAPFVAGGDPNSKGYKVRDVVLPADISEARGLSRRELRMSLDRMQRMQNALAEDPAVSFDTFYGKAVDLIASRPAQEAFDINLEDDKTRDMYGRTDLGQRMLLARRLVEVGVPFVTINYGGWDHHRELFKTCKSEFMQKFDQGLAALITDLDNRGLLESTLVVALGEFGRTPKINKDSGRDHWPGAMNILFAGAGVPRGGIIGATDPKGYYASENIYSPEDFAVTLYTKLGIDPHQILHTNSGRPVQLINGGRPIRELFA; from the coding sequence ATGCCACGCCTCACCCATAACTGCGCCGGGCACCTACGACGCGATTTTCTCAAACTCGGACTCACCGCCGCAGGCGGCGGGCTGGGTTTCACGGATCTACTCCGTGCGAAGGCTATGGCCGCCACTGCCCCGCAGCCCTCACCCGCCCGGCCCGTGAACTGCATCCTCATCTGGCTCGACGGCGGCCCCTCGCATTACGAGATGTTTGATCCCAAGCCCGATGCCCCCAGCGACATACGTGGCCAATTCGGCTCCATCCCCACCAGCGTCCCCGGCGTGCGCTTCTCTGAATGCGTCCCTCATCTAGCCAAAGTCGCCAATAAATTCTCCGTCCTACGCAGCGTCACCCACAAAGACCCCAATCATGGCGGTGGCAATCACTACATGATGACCGGTGCCCCCACACCCGTCCCCGTCGGCTGCGGTGCCTTCGTCACCTTCCATCCATCCTTTGGCAGCGTCGTCAGTTACAAACGCGGCGTCCAGCGTGGACTCCCCGCCTACATGACGCTCCCCAGCATCACCCGCAGCGGCGGACCGAACTTCCTCGGCGCCGAGCATGCCCCCTTTGTCGCTGGCGGCGACCCCAACTCCAAAGGCTACAAAGTCCGCGACGTCGTGCTCCCAGCCGACATCAGCGAAGCACGTGGCCTCTCCCGCCGCGAGCTACGCATGTCCCTCGATCGCATGCAGCGCATGCAAAACGCCCTCGCAGAAGACCCCGCCGTCAGCTTTGACACCTTCTACGGCAAAGCCGTCGATCTCATCGCCTCACGTCCCGCCCAGGAGGCCTTCGACATCAATCTCGAAGACGATAAAACCCGCGACATGTACGGACGCACCGACCTCGGTCAGCGCATGCTCCTCGCCCGCCGCCTCGTCGAAGTCGGCGTCCCCTTCGTCACCATCAACTACGGCGGTTGGGATCATCACCGTGAGCTCTTCAAGACCTGCAAAAGCGAGTTCATGCAGAAATTCGATCAGGGCCTCGCCGCACTCATCACCGACCTCGACAACCGTGGCCTCCTCGAAAGCACCCTCGTCGTCGCCCTCGGAGAATTCGGTCGCACACCCAAAATCAACAAAGACAGCGGACGTGATCACTGGCCAGGTGCCATGAACATCCTCTTCGCAGGCGCAGGCGTCCCCCGTGGCGGCATCATCGGTGCTACCGACCCCAAAGGCTACTATGCCAGCGAAAACATCTATTCCCCAGAGGACTTCGCCGTCACGCTCTACACCAAGCTGGGCATCGACCCGCATCAGATCCTCCACACCAACAGCGGTCGCCCCGTCCAGCTCATCAACGGCGGACGCCCCATCCGCGAGCTCTTTGCGTAA
- a CDS encoding LptE family protein, with product MKRFFAALLLPVCLLLTSCAGYHLGGQKPAHLRDIRTLAVPAFKNMTLEPRLAVNVTNAVIKQLQNHGAYQIVDRRNADAVLVGTIQGVNRSQYRSDRTNILRSSQMRLTLEVTYDIQDRNGRVLHSHFQTGESFIFLDPNVQLSETQALEDAAQRLGTNLANELSEGW from the coding sequence ATGAAACGCTTCTTTGCTGCGCTGCTTTTGCCTGTATGCCTCCTACTCACGAGTTGTGCGGGTTACCACCTCGGTGGACAAAAACCGGCACATCTGCGTGACATTCGCACTCTAGCGGTCCCCGCCTTTAAAAACATGACCTTGGAGCCACGCTTGGCGGTGAATGTGACCAATGCGGTCATCAAGCAGCTCCAGAATCACGGAGCCTACCAGATCGTCGATCGCCGCAATGCAGATGCTGTGCTCGTCGGTACAATCCAAGGAGTGAATCGCTCCCAATACCGCTCGGATCGTACAAACATCCTGCGCAGCTCGCAGATGCGCCTGACGCTGGAAGTTACTTATGACATCCAGGATCGTAATGGTCGAGTCTTGCACAGCCACTTCCAGACGGGTGAGTCATTTATCTTCCTCGATCCAAATGTGCAGCTTTCCGAGACACAGGCGCTGGAGGACGCCGCCCAGCGCCTCGGCACCAATCTCGCCAATGAGCTCTCCGAAGGATGGTGA